Genomic segment of Tissierella sp.:
ACACGAGCTATTTCAGACGTGGAGCTATGCGTGGAAGGTATGCGTAAATTTACCACAGAAGTATTTGATACAGGTGTGCTTATGTTGTCCTATTTTATTTCTATGCTTATCTACGATGTAAAAATAACCGTTATGGCAAGTGTTTTTATTCCTATTGCCATGATTTTGGCTGAAAAACTTAAGACAATTATTTATAAGTATTCAATAGCCTTTCGTACTAAGAGTAGTGAAATAACTGGTCTTACCTACGAGACTATTGAAAATGCTGTTCTTTATCGCGTAAATGGAATTGAAAAGCAAAATCGAGAAAAATATAATCTTGAGCTTGAAGATTTGCAGGACAAGTCTATCAAAGCCCATATTCTGGAGAATTCTATGCAGCCGATTTACAATGTAATTGCTATGATTGGAGTTATCCTTGTAATCTATCTTGGTGGTAATAAAGTAATTGATGGCAGCTGGACAGTGGGAGCTTTTTCTACTTATATGGCGATTTTTACTGCAATGGCAATTAAGGCAAGTAAGGCAGCAAAATTATTTAATTCTGTGCAAAAATCACAGGTGTCATGGAGAAGAATTAAACCATATCTTGGGGAATACCAAACAAAAGATACTACAGTAAATATTAATAAAGATAGAACAAGTCTATTGGCTGAAAACCTTAGTTTTTCCTATCCTAGAAATAAAGACAATATAATTGAAAATATAAGTTTTGAAGCTAAACAAGGTGAAATAATTGGAGTTACAGGACCTATAGCTTGTGGGAAGTCAACTCTTGGCATATCTCTACTTGGGCAGTATCCGTATATAGGAAGTATAAAGATAGATGGAAAAGAACTTGAAAGTTATTCTGAATATGAGAGAAGTCAAATGATTTCCTATTTAGGACATAAGCCTCAGCTGCTTTCAGATACAATTTATAATAATATTACTCTTGGAGATCATCAGAATATAAACTCTGTATTATGTGATGTTTGTTTTAATGATGATTTATCAGCAATGCCAGAAGGAGAACTTACTTTAGTTGGCAACAATGGAATTCGTCTAAGTGGAGGTCAACAGGCTAGGATAGCTCTTGCCAGAACTTTGCTAAAGAAAAGTAAAATTATTATTTTAGATGATCCATTTTCGGCTGTTGATATGAAAACTGAAGAAAAGATAATTGAAAACTTGAGAAATAACTATAAAGATAGCATAATCATTTTAATTTCTCATAGACTGGCTATTTTTAGCAAGATAAATAAAATCCTATTGCTGCATGATAATAAGAAAGTTGACTATGGAACACATTCGGAGCTTATGGAAAGATCAAAATTATATAAATCTATATATGACTTACAAGGTACAAGGGGTGGAGCAGATGAAATCTAGTTTAGTAAAAAGAGCTATAGGTAGAGTCATGAAAAATAATATTATAGTGATTATATTGCTCCTTACTATCGTTATAGGAATTGTT
This window contains:
- a CDS encoding ABC transporter ATP-binding protein — encoded protein: MKKSNIKPMKEADKIISYWKNEKFLVALIVFFGLTFNGGTVLGPIYQGKLIDSILLGDEFSSLIILSIKFVMIIVSIQLMRYFKRLYIRRFANNTSGTMRLMIYNNIMNKSIIELDDENTGNLMTRAISDVELCVEGMRKFTTEVFDTGVLMLSYFISMLIYDVKITVMASVFIPIAMILAEKLKTIIYKYSIAFRTKSSEITGLTYETIENAVLYRVNGIEKQNREKYNLELEDLQDKSIKAHILENSMQPIYNVIAMIGVILVIYLGGNKVIDGSWTVGAFSTYMAIFTAMAIKASKAAKLFNSVQKSQVSWRRIKPYLGEYQTKDTTVNINKDRTSLLAENLSFSYPRNKDNIIENISFEAKQGEIIGVTGPIACGKSTLGISLLGQYPYIGSIKIDGKELESYSEYERSQMISYLGHKPQLLSDTIYNNITLGDHQNINSVLCDVCFNDDLSAMPEGELTLVGNNGIRLSGGQQARIALARTLLKKSKIIILDDPFSAVDMKTEEKIIENLRNNYKDSIIILISHRLAIFSKINKILLLHDNKKVDYGTHSELMERSKLYKSIYDLQGTRGGADEI